In Thermocrinis jamiesonii, the genomic stretch TGGAGCTTGCTACGGGCAAATACACTCATGATTATCCCTTAGGAGTAGAAAAGCTCAGAGAGCTTGGTTTAAACATCTCTACAGACGTGCCAGAGGAGGTGTATCAACTTATGGACCTTTACCCACAACCAATGGGCACACAGGTGCCTTCTGTTCAATACATACCAGTTCCATACAGAACAAGAGAAAACACTTAAAAACCACTTAGTCCCAAAAGAGGGGCATAAGGAAACTAAGGGACCTTTTCTCAAGGACTTCTTTTATAGATTCTTGATCGTATGCAAGCCCAACTATTTCTCTTTCAAGGTCCTTAAGCCCTAATCCGTTCAGCCTGCAAAACTTTACAGTTTGACCTTCCACAATCATGCTGAGACTAACTTTCTTTCCTTCAACTTCCATATGTTTGTTTCTTAGGAAGATCCCTTCCCTTATTTTTATTAACCTGTGTTTTCTTCCTGTTTCCTCAAATAATACTTCTTCTGAGGTTAGTTCATCCTTTAGCTTGTTTGCCAGTTCCAAAGCTTCTTTTGGAATGTCCCAACAAGTTTCCAGCGGTAGAAGTTTTTTAAACTCAAATTCAAGAATGTCTGCCACCTCCCAAAAATCTGGTGCTTTTTCTTTCTCCCTTTCCACCCAAGTTAAGTTCTCATCCAATACTTTTTTAACAAAATCCTTGTTTGGCACTTTCAAAACCTCTGCCATAAGCTCTGTATTGAACCTTAGGAGAATGTTTCCAACAAAGACAAAAGCCTTGTGTATGTCTCCCGCACCTTGCCCGCTTATCTTTCTTTGGTTGCTTTTTACTACTATATCGTTGATAGGCTTGTATTCTACCTCCAAGCCCAACTTTCTGTAAGTCTCCAGGACCGGCTTAGAAAAATGTCTGTAAGCTTCTTCTACCCTAAAAGGTGCCAGACCTTTGGGAATTACAAGCTGATAAAAGACTTGGCCAGGTGCCAAAAGCACGGTTCCACCCCCTATTTCCCTTCTTATTACAGGAATGCCCAAAGACTTGATCCTTTGTAAGTCCAAAATTTCTTGAATGTTGTCAAAATAACCAAGGCTAACGTAGGTATCCTCTGGTTCTACCAAAATTAGTCCAAACATATCAAGCCTTGCACATGCATGAAACAAAGAAGTGGATAATAGATTTCCAACCTTCCCCAACTTGTACACCTTCATCTTTGCATATAATTTACCTGAAACGATGGAAAAAGAGAAGTTTTTTAAATACTTTCTGCTGGCAAGCACTTTTGGACTTTTGCTGGTGGTCTTTTACATGCTTTTGCCTTTTCTTACGCCTATCCTATGGGCTTTAATCTTTTCATTTGTTCTTTATCCTATAAACTTAAAACTTAAAAATTATGTCAGATGGAGAACAGTTTCAGCTTTGATCCTAACCATTTTCGTGCTTTTGGTCATAGTGATCCCTTTTGGTGTTTTAGGTGCGATAGTGTTAAATCAGGCTATAGAACTGTTGAGTAGGCTTTTGAACGTGGTTCAAAACCACAGCTATCAAGAGTATTTTCAAGAGCTGGTAAATAGACTGAGGTTGGAAAAGTTTGTAGAACAAGAAGATCTTAAAAGAATTTTGGAATATATAGAATCAGAAGAATTTAAGTCCATTGTTGGTAATCTGATAAGAGATCTAACTCAGAGATTGCTTCAATTTTCTACAAGTATGCTCACTTCCGTTGGTTCTTTTCTTTTTAAAAGCTTTGTCTTTTTAATTACTCTCTTTTTCATTCTCAGAGACGGAGAAAAATTTGCCAAGTTTATTGAAAGGTTTATTCCCATGCATAGGGAAGATGTGTATGAGGTGTTCAACACAGTTTATAAAACTGTTTTGGCTACAGCTTATGGAGCGATAGCAGTGGGTATTGCACAGGGCATACTCTCTGCCATAGGTTATGCAATAGCAGGTATTAAGTATTATCCTTTGCTTGGCTTGATTACGTTTTTTGCGTCCTTTGTTCCTCCCTTTGGTGCTGCGGTTGTGTGGGTGCCATCAGTGGTTTATCTTTTTTCTATCCAAAAATTCAAAAGTGCCCTTTTTCTTCTCTTTTGGGGTGTTCTGTTAGTTTCTTCAATAGACAATCTAATCCGTCCTCTTGTAATGAAGATAGGAATAAATATGCCTTATATTGTTCTGTTTTTTGCCATAGTTGGCGGTCTTATATCCTTTGGTTTTGTAGGCATATTCTTGGGACCTATAATCTTTACTGTGGTTTTCAGTCTGTTTTTGATATACGAAAAAAGAATACTCAAATAACGCCTAACCTATGTAAAGGCGCTCTATAAAAGAGAGAATATCATCAAATAGTTGTTCTGCTGTTTGTTTATCATCCACCTTTATTATCAATCTTTCCACGCTATTAGTTTGAATGATAACATGGTTGTCCGAAAGTTCAATGCAGGCTATGTGGGTGTAAGGGATGGCAGTTTTTTTATTCTTTGATTCATATACTATGTATCTATCCTCTAACCTAATGCCAAAGCTTTTGTATTTCTCTCCTCTCCTCATAATAAATTTTGTTTTAAAAATACAGCATAGAAACCATAGGCATACTTTCCTATCTCTACCACTCTACCTACCCTTAATCCAGCTTCTTCCAAAATCATACCTACTTCCCATTCAGAATAAACTTCTTCGGGTGGTGGTCCTTTATCCCTCTCCTCTTTTTTCCAATCTATAAGCGCCAGATAGCCCATAGGTTTGCTTACCCGTTCAAGTTCTTTCAAAAATCTTACGGGGTCCTCCAGCTCATGAAACACAAAAGCCATGTATACAAAATCTACCGTATTGTCTGGAAGAGGTATGTAATTTTCTTCGGACTTTAGGACTTCTACATTTTTAAGCC encodes the following:
- a CDS encoding lipoate--protein ligase family protein, which produces MKVYKLGKVGNLLSTSLFHACARLDMFGLILVEPEDTYVSLGYFDNIQEILDLQRIKSLGIPVIRREIGGGTVLLAPGQVFYQLVIPKGLAPFRVEEAYRHFSKPVLETYRKLGLEVEYKPINDIVVKSNQRKISGQGAGDIHKAFVFVGNILLRFNTELMAEVLKVPNKDFVKKVLDENLTWVEREKEKAPDFWEVADILEFEFKKLLPLETCWDIPKEALELANKLKDELTSEEVLFEETGRKHRLIKIREGIFLRNKHMEVEGKKVSLSMIVEGQTVKFCRLNGLGLKDLEREIVGLAYDQESIKEVLEKRSLSFLMPLFWD
- a CDS encoding AI-2E family transporter, which produces MEKEKFFKYFLLASTFGLLLVVFYMLLPFLTPILWALIFSFVLYPINLKLKNYVRWRTVSALILTIFVLLVIVIPFGVLGAIVLNQAIELLSRLLNVVQNHSYQEYFQELVNRLRLEKFVEQEDLKRILEYIESEEFKSIVGNLIRDLTQRLLQFSTSMLTSVGSFLFKSFVFLITLFFILRDGEKFAKFIERFIPMHREDVYEVFNTVYKTVLATAYGAIAVGIAQGILSAIGYAIAGIKYYPLLGLITFFASFVPPFGAAVVWVPSVVYLFSIQKFKSALFLLFWGVLLVSSIDNLIRPLVMKIGINMPYIVLFFAIVGGLISFGFVGIFLGPIIFTVVFSLFLIYEKRILK
- a CDS encoding class I SAM-dependent methyltransferase; protein product: MHKFDPEKLKKLDDPERLNLFDPEKVLKTFSLKPGMVVLDVGTGAGFYLPYISKLVQDQGKVYAIDISQEAVDYAKNKVKELGLKNVEVLKSEENYIPLPDNTVDFVYMAFVFHELEDPVRFLKELERVSKPMGYLALIDWKKEERDKGPPPEEVYSEWEVGMILEEAGLRVGRVVEIGKYAYGFYAVFLKQNLL